A region of the Thalassoroseus pseudoceratinae genome:
CGTTGGCCTACCAGACCTGCCGGGCCGGTTGTTGATTTGGTCGAACGGAACGAAGTCCCTCCGACACGGGACGACGTTCTGAACTTTGCACTTGCACGCTCCGCAGGACATCAGAAATGGCCTGCGGATTCTGGCATGATAGGCACATAGCCTGCCGCAAAGTGCTGGACGGACGAAAACCGTTATTGTTGTTACGGTTCGTCGGCACATTGTTGTTACGCTGGGCGGAACGGAGGTTCGACGATTGATTGTTGAACGATCCGCCACGCAGCACACGGCTACTCAGCCGTCGCCCTCCGGAATGCGATTGTATCAAACAAATACGTCCGCAGGCGATGCGTGTCGGCTTGCCGGGCATGGCCCGACCAACTCATCAATCGCTGTTTGATTTCTGGTAGCCCAATTTCCCCTTCACGGTATTGGGCCTGCATCCGGCGAACACGCCGCACGAATCTCCACACGTTCTCTTTCGCCAGCAGTCGATGCGTGGGAAACACTCGATAACCCAAAAACCGAATACCCTCCTCGACCGGGAAGATTGTGTTCTTACGGGAATGGAGTTTCAGGCGTAGCTGGATGAGGAATTCGCTGATCTGCTGCCGGGCTTCGTTCAGTTGTCGTTTGTCATCGGAGAACAACAGAAAATCGTCAACGTAACGGACATAGCCCTTGAATCGCAGCCGTTCCTTGACGAAGTGATCTAACGGGTCGAGGTAGACGTTGGCGAAAAACTGGCTGGTCTGATTGCCGATTGGGATGCCTCGTCTTCGTTCGCCGGGCGTCAATAGGTCATCTCCGGGAAAGTGATCACGGACTTCTTCCTGTGGATTGCTGCCGTCGATGATGAGTCCCGACAGCCATAGCACGTCCGGGTCTTTGATCTTGCGGGCCACCTGTTCCTTGAGGATGGCGTGATCCATCGAAGGGAAGAACTTGCGAATGTCGGCCTTGAACACATAGCGGAATCGCCGGGCAAACTGTTGGCAACGGTTCACGGCGGCGTGCGTACCTTTTCCCTTGCGGCAGGCATACGAGTTGGAAATGAAAGTCGGCTCGAAGATCGGTTCCAGCACGCCGGTCAACGCATGATGCACGATGCGATCCCGGTAAGGTGCGGCACTGATGAGCCGCTTCTTCGGCTCGTAAATGTAAAATGAGCGATAGTGGCCGGGGCGATAGGTCCTCTTTTGTAATTGCTCCCGCAACTTCCAGAGCTCCCGTTCAAGATTGAACTCGTAGCGGGCCACAGCGGGGCGGAATCGTTTGCCTCGTTTCGCCTTCTCGGAGGATCGCAGCAGATGCTTGAAGGATGTCAATGTCGGCCAGAGATTCCCGTGTCGTTTCATCGACCTGTCTTTCCTGATCGCAGCCAGCCACCGACTAGTTTGCCGATCTCGTCAATCTGCTTGGCGGCGAAGGCGTAGCTCTTCACTTGCAGGCATTGCAGGTCTTTTGCCAGCCGCATCTGGAAGCGGAGGATTTCCAGTTTCAGGTTGGCATCGTTCAACAGTGGCGTTCGCTCCCGGCTGTACTTCGCCTGAATCAGCGTTTCCAGCAAATCGTAGAGTGTGCGTTCCAATCGCTCCCCCAAAACAAAACGATGCTGCCTTGGAAAGCGTCCCGTGTGGTTGCAACTCCACAAGATCAGGTCGTAGGTCTTCGTGATGATGACCAGTTCTTCCTCTTTCTTCATCGTGGCCTCCGTTGTTTTCGCCAACGGCAGGCCGAGTTAGACTCTGCCAAAATGGCAGGTGGCGATTTTCAAATTTCGACCGCCTGCGGCGGTAAGAGGTAAAGGGGTAAGGGTGTTCAGTTGTAAGTTCTGGACGGACGAAAACCGTAAGTGACGTTACGGGCCGACGGCACATTGTGGTTACGCTGGGCGGAACGGAGGTTCGACGATTGAAAGTAGAACGAACCGCCACGCAGCACACGGCGAGTGTTCGCATGGACGGGTGACATAGGGCCGCTGGTCGGGTTTTGGGACCACTCCCAGACATTTCCATGCACATCGAACAGCCCCAAATCATTCGGGAGCAGAGTTTCCACCGCATGTGTGTGACCAGATGAAGTTCCGCCGTACCATGCAAAATCTCGCAATAACG
Encoded here:
- a CDS encoding reverse transcriptase domain-containing protein, producing the protein MKRHGNLWPTLTSFKHLLRSSEKAKRGKRFRPAVARYEFNLERELWKLREQLQKRTYRPGHYRSFYIYEPKKRLISAAPYRDRIVHHALTGVLEPIFEPTFISNSYACRKGKGTHAAVNRCQQFARRFRYVFKADIRKFFPSMDHAILKEQVARKIKDPDVLWLSGLIIDGSNPQEEVRDHFPGDDLLTPGERRRGIPIGNQTSQFFANVYLDPLDHFVKERLRFKGYVRYVDDFLLFSDDKRQLNEARQQISEFLIQLRLKLHSRKNTIFPVEEGIRFLGYRVFPTHRLLAKENVWRFVRRVRRMQAQYREGEIGLPEIKQRLMSWSGHARQADTHRLRTYLFDTIAFRRATAE
- the avd gene encoding diversity-generating retroelement protein Avd, which codes for MKKEEELVIITKTYDLILWSCNHTGRFPRQHRFVLGERLERTLYDLLETLIQAKYSRERTPLLNDANLKLEILRFQMRLAKDLQCLQVKSYAFAAKQIDEIGKLVGGWLRSGKTGR